In Bacillus cytotoxicus NVH 391-98, the following are encoded in one genomic region:
- a CDS encoding sigma-54 interaction domain-containing protein, with protein MTLLAVSTQEVIEAILSSIDEAIHAVDENGITIFYNDVAAKHDGSKIENVLGKHLLEAFPSLSRETSTLMKVLHTKKPIVHQVQRYQNLKGEDVCTVNTTLPIFIEGSIAGAVEIAKDYTTIQKLTDTIVDLQSKMKRSSKRKITKKHIAFNTIVTNDTRFRQTKELAQKVAPTDANVLIYGETGTGKELFVQAIHEASKRKNKPFIAQNCAALPESLLESLLFGTTKGSYTGAIERAGLFELADGGTLFLDELNSMPLDLQAKMLRVLEDGVIRRIGDNKTRKVDVRVITAMNQPPEVCLRENKIRTDLYYRLNVFSLYIPPLRERIEDVLLLASYFLKQYNKEYKKAVFEINDDAKERLLSYHWPGNVRELKHTIEHAVILAEGHSLTACCLPRIFQKENRQEKKKILPLREALSQMEKELIHQALIETEGNILQAAKLLSIPRQTLQYKLNKYKKNAE; from the coding sequence ATGACATTGCTAGCTGTTTCTACACAAGAAGTCATTGAAGCGATTTTGAGCAGTATTGATGAAGCAATTCATGCTGTAGATGAAAATGGAATTACCATTTTTTATAATGATGTTGCAGCGAAACATGATGGTTCAAAAATTGAGAATGTACTCGGAAAGCATTTATTAGAGGCATTTCCATCGTTATCTCGAGAAACGAGTACACTTATGAAAGTTTTACATACAAAAAAGCCTATCGTTCATCAAGTGCAGCGTTATCAAAATTTAAAAGGTGAGGATGTATGTACGGTTAATACGACTTTACCTATTTTCATAGAAGGAAGTATTGCTGGAGCGGTTGAAATCGCAAAGGATTATACAACGATTCAAAAATTGACAGATACAATTGTTGATTTACAGTCAAAAATGAAGCGTTCTTCTAAACGAAAAATAACGAAAAAACATATTGCGTTTAATACAATCGTGACGAATGACACTCGCTTTCGTCAAACGAAAGAGTTAGCACAAAAGGTAGCTCCAACAGATGCCAATGTTTTAATATACGGCGAAACAGGCACAGGAAAAGAATTATTTGTTCAGGCAATTCATGAAGCTTCAAAAAGAAAAAACAAACCGTTTATTGCACAAAATTGTGCAGCGCTCCCAGAATCACTGTTAGAAAGTTTATTATTTGGAACGACAAAAGGTAGTTATACGGGAGCTATTGAGCGTGCGGGGTTATTTGAGCTTGCAGATGGAGGGACATTATTTTTAGATGAGTTAAACTCGATGCCCCTTGATCTGCAAGCAAAAATGCTTCGCGTTTTAGAAGACGGGGTCATACGCCGAATAGGTGATAATAAGACAAGAAAAGTAGATGTACGTGTCATTACTGCAATGAATCAGCCTCCAGAAGTCTGCTTGCGCGAAAATAAGATTCGTACGGATTTGTATTATAGATTGAATGTATTCTCTCTCTATATTCCACCACTTCGTGAGCGAATAGAAGATGTTTTACTGCTGGCATCTTATTTTTTAAAACAATATAACAAGGAATATAAAAAGGCTGTATTTGAGATTAACGATGATGCAAAAGAGAGATTATTATCGTATCATTGGCCAGGAAATGTAAGAGAACTAAAGCATACGATTGAACATGCTGTGATTCTTGCAGAAGGGCATTCGCTAACAGCTTGTTGTTTACCCCGAATATTCCAGAAAGAAAACAGGCAGGAGAAGAAAAAGATATTGCCTTTACGCGAGGCGTTGTCTCAAATGGAGAAGGAATTAATTCATCAAGCTCTAATAGAAACGGAGGGGAATATATTACAAGCTGCTAAATTACTTAGTATTCCAAGACAAACTTTGCAGTATAAGTTAAATAAATATAAAAAAAACGCCGAATAA
- the kamA gene encoding lysine 2,3-aminomutase — translation MLHDVYKPNRHWKEIELWKDVTEEQWNDWVWQLTNTIKTLDDLKKVINLTPEEEEGVKISTKTIPLNITPYYASLMNPDDPRCPIRMQSVPISEELYKTKYDLEDPLHEDEDSPVPGLTHRYPDRVLFLVTNQCSMYCRYCTRRRFSGQIGMGVPKKQLDEAIAYIRETPQVRDVLISGGDGLLINDKILEYVLKNLRAIPHVEIIRIGTRAPVVFPQRITENLCNIMKKYHPVWLNTHFNTSIEITEESKLACEMLANAGVPVGNQAVILAGINDSVPIMKKLMHDLVKIRVRPYYIYQCDLSEGIGHFRAPVSKGLEIIEGLRGHTSGYAVPTFVVDAPGGGGKIALQPNYLISQSADKVVLRNFEGVITTYPEPENYVPGRAEGYFKEIYPTYEEKRSDIGVAALMSDKKFNLVPDDLQRMNRRKDYEMNETHSSLKDKREKRDQLKDKKYKAQMKKLEADEKAEGDAV, via the coding sequence ATGTTACACGATGTATATAAACCAAATCGTCATTGGAAAGAAATTGAATTGTGGAAAGACGTGACAGAAGAACAATGGAATGATTGGGTTTGGCAATTAACGAATACGATTAAAACGTTAGATGATTTAAAGAAAGTCATAAATTTAACACCAGAAGAAGAAGAAGGTGTTAAAATTTCAACAAAAACGATTCCGCTAAATATTACACCGTACTATGCTTCGCTTATGAATCCCGATGATCCGCGCTGTCCGATTCGAATGCAATCTGTACCGATTTCGGAAGAATTATATAAAACAAAGTATGATTTGGAAGATCCGCTACATGAAGATGAAGATTCACCAGTTCCTGGTTTAACGCATCGCTATCCAGATCGTGTCCTATTTCTTGTAACAAATCAATGCTCCATGTATTGCCGTTATTGTACACGCCGTCGCTTTAGTGGACAAATCGGCATGGGCGTACCAAAAAAACAATTAGATGAAGCAATTGCTTATATTCGTGAAACACCGCAAGTACGAGACGTTTTAATTTCTGGCGGTGATGGACTCCTTATTAATGATAAAATTTTGGAATATGTATTAAAGAATTTACGAGCAATTCCGCATGTAGAAATTATTCGCATCGGAACAAGGGCGCCAGTTGTATTCCCGCAACGTATTACAGAAAATCTATGTAATATTATGAAAAAATATCACCCAGTATGGCTAAATACACATTTTAATACTTCGATTGAAATTACTGAAGAGTCTAAATTAGCATGTGAAATGCTTGCAAATGCAGGCGTTCCAGTTGGGAACCAAGCGGTTATTTTAGCAGGAATTAACGATAGCGTCCCAATTATGAAAAAACTCATGCACGATTTAGTGAAAATTCGAGTTCGTCCATATTATATTTATCAGTGTGATTTATCGGAAGGGATTGGTCATTTCCGTGCGCCAGTATCTAAAGGCTTAGAGATTATTGAAGGACTGCGCGGACATACGTCTGGTTATGCAGTGCCAACGTTTGTTGTAGATGCTCCAGGCGGAGGCGGTAAAATTGCGCTTCAGCCAAACTATTTAATCTCACAAAGTGCGGATAAAGTTGTACTCCGCAACTTTGAAGGGGTGATTACAACATATCCAGAACCAGAAAATTATGTGCCAGGAAGAGCGGAAGGGTACTTTAAAGAAATTTATCCAACATATGAAGAGAAGCGGTCTGATATTGGTGTAGCAGCATTAATGAGCGATAAGAAATTCAACCTCGTACCGGATGACCTGCAGCGTATGAATCGCCGAAAAGACTATGAAATGAACGAAACGCATTCATCCTTAAAGGATAAACGTGAAAAGCGCGATCAACTGAAAGATAAAAAATATAAAGCGCAAATGAAAAAACTAGAAGCTGATGAAAAAGCTGAAGGTGATGCAGTATGA
- a CDS encoding YokU family protein, which produces MNCMWCESKEAIESVNTVYWELPDGTKAIEIQKTPCISCSSCGMEYQPDHIVKEIEDQLFLIYTKDLPKQLTYEELMERPRLLKKNYFDF; this is translated from the coding sequence ATGAATTGTATGTGGTGTGAAAGTAAAGAAGCAATAGAAAGTGTAAATACTGTATATTGGGAGTTGCCGGATGGTACAAAGGCAATTGAAATCCAAAAAACACCGTGTATTTCTTGTTCTTCGTGTGGAATGGAATATCAACCTGATCATATCGTGAAAGAAATTGAAGATCAGTTGTTTCTGATTTATACAAAAGATTTGCCAAAGCAACTGACTTATGAGGAACTAATGGAGCGTCCGCGTTTACTAAAGAAAAATTATTTTGATTTTTAA
- a CDS encoding YozE family protein, translated as MKKTFYHYMMKHRAPLVKNEISDLAEAIYDDLSFPKQSEDYHEISSYLECSGLIESMSIFDKAWDLYLQER; from the coding sequence TTGAAGAAAACATTTTACCATTATATGATGAAACACCGTGCGCCATTGGTTAAAAATGAAATATCTGATTTGGCAGAAGCAATCTACGATGATTTAAGTTTTCCAAAGCAATCAGAAGATTATCATGAAATTAGTTCATACTTAGAATGCAGTGGATTAATAGAAAGTATGTCTATCTTTGATAAGGCATGGGATTTGTATTTACAAGAAAGATAG